Proteins co-encoded in one Cytophaga hutchinsonii ATCC 33406 genomic window:
- a CDS encoding DUF1543 domain-containing protein, whose amino-acid sequence MNISQPKLFMLLLGCKPAGRHTEQHDVFFGIGDSLKELVPAMHAFWPEAKKNLHADAWREVHTVQQYTIRARLKTEATETIDATGALNLFFINLGGYRKGEFEEHHYKMLIVAKDADAAVALAKKETFYKQNGFKGASAHIDDKYGIDADDVYSVQEILPEIFSARYTIEITAATENETVPDNIHLGYLPLWKIT is encoded by the coding sequence ATGAATATTTCCCAACCAAAATTATTTATGCTGCTGCTGGGCTGCAAACCTGCCGGCAGGCACACCGAACAGCACGATGTGTTTTTCGGCATCGGCGATTCCTTAAAAGAACTCGTTCCGGCGATGCATGCATTCTGGCCCGAAGCAAAAAAGAACCTGCACGCAGACGCCTGGAGAGAAGTACACACGGTACAGCAGTACACGATCCGTGCGCGGTTAAAAACAGAAGCAACAGAAACAATAGATGCAACAGGTGCATTGAACTTATTTTTTATCAACCTCGGCGGGTACCGCAAAGGAGAGTTTGAAGAACACCATTACAAAATGCTGATCGTTGCCAAAGATGCCGATGCCGCAGTAGCCTTAGCGAAGAAAGAAACCTTTTATAAACAGAATGGTTTTAAAGGCGCATCCGCACACATCGACGATAAATACGGCATCGATGCAGATGATGTTTACAGCGTGCAGGAAATTTTACCCGAAATTTTTTCGGCGCGATACACCATTGAAATCACAGCAGCAACAGAAAACGAAACCGTACCCGACAATATCCACCTGGGATACCTGCCATTATGGAAAATTACGTAG
- a CDS encoding metallophosphoesterase → MHKHADFFSYLSDHFQHTYWVPGNHEWYNSDMADRSGMLHEKIKDNVSLVNNAAVEQDGVQLIFSTLWSQISPAFAFQISQGMSDFHVIKYKGKPFSVEQFNRQHEESVSFIQKALQQKYAATTVVVSHHIPTFQHYPQQYKGSVLSEAFATELYDLIEAASPDYWIYGHHHSNVPDFTIGNTQLLTNQLGYVKCGEHAGFDRGKCLFRRGGH, encoded by the coding sequence ATGCACAAACATGCGGATTTTTTCAGTTATCTCTCAGATCATTTTCAGCATACCTATTGGGTGCCGGGCAATCATGAATGGTACAATTCAGACATGGCAGACCGGAGCGGAATGCTGCACGAAAAAATCAAAGACAATGTATCGCTGGTGAATAATGCTGCAGTAGAGCAGGATGGCGTGCAGCTTATTTTTTCAACCCTCTGGTCACAGATCAGTCCTGCGTTTGCTTTTCAGATATCGCAGGGCATGAGTGATTTTCATGTGATCAAATACAAGGGCAAACCATTTTCAGTGGAGCAGTTTAACCGGCAGCATGAAGAAAGTGTTTCGTTTATACAAAAAGCCTTGCAGCAAAAATACGCAGCAACAACGGTTGTGGTGAGTCACCACATACCAACGTTTCAGCATTACCCGCAGCAGTACAAAGGCAGTGTATTAAGCGAAGCCTTTGCAACAGAGCTATATGATCTGATAGAAGCAGCAAGCCCCGATTACTGGATCTATGGTCACCACCACAGCAATGTGCCCGATTTCACCATTGGCAACACACAGCTGCTTACCAACCAGCTGGGTTATGTAAAGTGCGGGGAACATGCGGGATTTGATAGGGGCAAATGTCTTTTCCGCCGCGGCGGACACTGA
- a CDS encoding helix-turn-helix transcriptional regulator, translating into MTERKIFNRLKSVLAEKGKTNLWLTETLDKNKTTVSKWCTNDVQPSLETLFDIAEALNVDVRELIVSTKR; encoded by the coding sequence ATGACTGAAAGGAAGATTTTTAACAGATTGAAATCTGTACTGGCAGAAAAAGGAAAAACCAATCTTTGGCTGACAGAAACCCTTGATAAAAATAAAACGACGGTTTCTAAATGGTGTACCAATGATGTACAACCTTCTTTAGAAACACTTTTTGATATTGCTGAAGCATTGAATGTGGATGTGCGGGAATTGATTGTGTCGACGAAGAGGTAA